A genomic window from Sorex araneus isolate mSorAra2 chromosome 2, mSorAra2.pri, whole genome shotgun sequence includes:
- the DBN1 gene encoding drebrin isoform X2 yields the protein MAGVSFSGHRLELLAAYEEVIREESAADWALYTYEDGSDDLKLAASGDGGLQELSGHFENQKVMYGFCSVKDFPAALPKYVLINWVGEDVPDARKCQCASHVAKVAEFFQGVDVIVNASSVEDIDAGAIGQRLSNGLARLSSPVLHRLRLREDENAEPVGTTYQKTDAAVEMKRINREQFWEQAKKEEELRKEEERKKALDERLRFEQERMEQERQEQEERERRYREREQQIEEHRRKQQTLEAEEAKRRLKEQSIFGDQRDEEEETQLKKSESEVEEAAAIIAQRPDNPREFFKQQERVASASAGSCDAPSPFNHRPGSHLDSHRRMTPTPVPARSPTHSSTASTPISEQIERALDEVISSQPPPPLSLPSPPAQEIQESSPGLATEEATEKLAEATPQAWAGPTEEPPQAPGSSGEDLMFVALPEPAAVLGAPQELALTDSLADDADTAIADPGVANPTASLVDLWSSNGAGASEPQAEPRAPTPPSGAEVALAEVPLLDEVAPEPLGPAGDGCANLLNFDELPEPPATFCDPEEDVEGDPLAAPQVPTLPSALEDLEQDPELEAEPHLLTNGETPQKEGTQASEGYFSQSQEEEFAQSEELCAKAPPPVFYTKPPEIDITCWDADPVPEEEEGFERGD from the exons ATGGCCGGCGTGAGCTTCAGCGGCCACCGGCTGGAGCTGCTGGCGGCGTACGAGGAGGTGATCCGGGAGGAGAGCGCGGCCGACTg ggcTCTCTACACTTATGAGGATGGTTCGGATGACCTCAAGCTGGCCGCGTCAGGAG ATGGGGGCTTGCAGGAGCTCTCGGGTCACTTTGAGAACCAGAAAGTGATGTACGGCTTCTGTAGCGTCAAGGACTTCCCGGCGGCTCTGCCCAAATATGTGCTCATCAACTGG GTCGGGGAAGATGTGCCTGATGCCCGCAAATGCCAGTGTGCCAGCCATGTGGCTAAAGTGGCAGAGTTCTTCCAG GGCGTGGACGTGATCGTGAATGCCAGCAGCGTGGAAGACATAGATGCGGGCGCCATCGGGCAGCGGCTCTCCAACGGGCTGGCGCggctctccagccctgtgctccaCCGGCTGAGGCTGCGCGAGGATGAGAACGCAGAGCCAGTG GGAACCACCTATCAGAAGACTGATGCGGCAGTGGAAATGAAACGGATTAACCGCGAGCAGTTCTGGGAGCAGGCCAAG AAGGAGGAAGAGCTgcggaaggaggaggagaggaagaaggccCTGGACGAGAGGCTCAGGTTTGAGCAGGAGCGGATGGAGCAGGAAcggcaggagcaggaagagcGGGAGCGACGCTACCGGGAGAGGGAACAGCAGATAGAGGAGCACAG GAGGAAACAGCAGACTTTGGAAGCTGAGGAGGCCAAGCGGCGGCTGAAGGAACAATCTATCTTT GGGGACCAGCGGGATGAAGAGGAAGAAACCCAGCTGAAGAAGTCAGAATCCGAGGTCGAG GAGGCAGCGGCCATCATCGCCCAGCGACCCGACAACCCGCGGGAGTTCTTCAAGCAGCAAGAACGAGTGGCCTCAGCTTCCGCCGGCAGCTGTGATGCGCCCTCGCCTTTCAACCACCGGCCAG GCAGCCATCTGGACAGTCACCGCAGGATGACGcccacccccgtccccgcccgcaGCCCCACGCACTCCAGCACGGCCTCCACTCCCATTTCCGAGCAGATCGAGCGGGCCCTGGACGAGGTCATCTCCTCGCAGCCGCCGCCACCTCTGTCCTTACCGTCCCCACCTGCCCAGG AAATCCAGGAGTCCAGCCCTGGCTTGGCTACTGAAGAGGCCACCGAGAAACTGGCCGAAGCAACACCTCAGGCTTGGGCCGGCCCCACAGAGgagcccccccaggccccaggcagcTCTGGTGAGGACTTGATGTTCGTGGCGCTTCCCGAACCAGCCGCCGTCCTGGGCGCCCCTCAGGAGCTGGCCTTGACCGACAGCCTGGCTGACGACGCCGACACTGCCATTGCCGACCCTGGTGTTGCCAACCCCACCGCCAGCCTCGTCGACCTATGGTCCAGCAATGGCGCCGGGGCCTCTGAACCCCAGGCTGAGCCgagggcccccaccccgccctcggGGGCTGAGGTCGCCCTGGCCGAAGTGCCCCTGCTGGATGAAGTGGCTCCTGAGCCACTGGGGCCGGCAGGCGATGGCTGTGCCAACCTTCTCAATTTCGATGAGCTGCCGGAGCCACCAGCCACCTTCTGTGACCCTGAAGAAGACGTCGAAGGGGACCCCCTGGCCGCTCCTCAGGTCCCGACTCTGCCCTCAGCTCTAGAGGACCTAGAACAGGACCCGGAACTGGAGGCCGAACCCCACCTGCTTACCAATGGCGAGACCCCCCAAAAGGAGGGGACCCAG GCCAGTGAAGGCTACTTCAGCCAATCACAGGAGGAGGAGTTTGCCCAATCGGAAGAGCTGTGTGCGAAGGCTCCGCCCCCTGTGTTCTACACCAAGCCTCCAG AAATTGACATCACGTGCTGGGATGCAGACCCGGTACCCGAAGAGGAGGAGGGCTTCGAGAGAGGTGATTAG
- the DBN1 gene encoding drebrin isoform X1, which produces MAGVSFSGHRLELLAAYEEVIREESAADWALYTYEDGSDDLKLAASGDGGLQELSGHFENQKVMYGFCSVKDFPAALPKYVLINWVGEDVPDARKCQCASHVAKVAEFFQGVDVIVNASSVEDIDAGAIGQRLSNGLARLSSPVLHRLRLREDENAEPVGTTYQKTDAAVEMKRINREQFWEQAKKEEELRKEEERKKALDERLRFEQERMEQERQEQEERERRYREREQQIEEHRRKQQTLEAEEAKRRLKEQSIFGDQRDEEEETQLKKSESEVEEAAAIIAQRPDNPREFFKQQERVASASAGSCDAPSPFNHRPGRPYCPFIKASGSAPSSSSSSSSSPPRIPFPYITCHRTPNLSSSLPCSHLDSHRRMTPTPVPARSPTHSSTASTPISEQIERALDEVISSQPPPPLSLPSPPAQEIQESSPGLATEEATEKLAEATPQAWAGPTEEPPQAPGSSGEDLMFVALPEPAAVLGAPQELALTDSLADDADTAIADPGVANPTASLVDLWSSNGAGASEPQAEPRAPTPPSGAEVALAEVPLLDEVAPEPLGPAGDGCANLLNFDELPEPPATFCDPEEDVEGDPLAAPQVPTLPSALEDLEQDPELEAEPHLLTNGETPQKEGTQASEGYFSQSQEEEFAQSEELCAKAPPPVFYTKPPEIDITCWDADPVPEEEEGFERGD; this is translated from the exons ATGGCCGGCGTGAGCTTCAGCGGCCACCGGCTGGAGCTGCTGGCGGCGTACGAGGAGGTGATCCGGGAGGAGAGCGCGGCCGACTg ggcTCTCTACACTTATGAGGATGGTTCGGATGACCTCAAGCTGGCCGCGTCAGGAG ATGGGGGCTTGCAGGAGCTCTCGGGTCACTTTGAGAACCAGAAAGTGATGTACGGCTTCTGTAGCGTCAAGGACTTCCCGGCGGCTCTGCCCAAATATGTGCTCATCAACTGG GTCGGGGAAGATGTGCCTGATGCCCGCAAATGCCAGTGTGCCAGCCATGTGGCTAAAGTGGCAGAGTTCTTCCAG GGCGTGGACGTGATCGTGAATGCCAGCAGCGTGGAAGACATAGATGCGGGCGCCATCGGGCAGCGGCTCTCCAACGGGCTGGCGCggctctccagccctgtgctccaCCGGCTGAGGCTGCGCGAGGATGAGAACGCAGAGCCAGTG GGAACCACCTATCAGAAGACTGATGCGGCAGTGGAAATGAAACGGATTAACCGCGAGCAGTTCTGGGAGCAGGCCAAG AAGGAGGAAGAGCTgcggaaggaggaggagaggaagaaggccCTGGACGAGAGGCTCAGGTTTGAGCAGGAGCGGATGGAGCAGGAAcggcaggagcaggaagagcGGGAGCGACGCTACCGGGAGAGGGAACAGCAGATAGAGGAGCACAG GAGGAAACAGCAGACTTTGGAAGCTGAGGAGGCCAAGCGGCGGCTGAAGGAACAATCTATCTTT GGGGACCAGCGGGATGAAGAGGAAGAAACCCAGCTGAAGAAGTCAGAATCCGAGGTCGAG GAGGCAGCGGCCATCATCGCCCAGCGACCCGACAACCCGCGGGAGTTCTTCAAGCAGCAAGAACGAGTGGCCTCAGCTTCCGCCGGCAGCTGTGATGCGCCCTCGCCTTTCAACCACCGGCCAG GTCGTCCGTACTGCCCTTTCATTAAGGCATCGGGCAGTgcgccttcctcctcctcctcttcctcctcctcccctccacggATTCCCTTTCCCTATATCACCTGCCACCGCACCCCAaacctctcttcctccctcccat GCAGCCATCTGGACAGTCACCGCAGGATGACGcccacccccgtccccgcccgcaGCCCCACGCACTCCAGCACGGCCTCCACTCCCATTTCCGAGCAGATCGAGCGGGCCCTGGACGAGGTCATCTCCTCGCAGCCGCCGCCACCTCTGTCCTTACCGTCCCCACCTGCCCAGG AAATCCAGGAGTCCAGCCCTGGCTTGGCTACTGAAGAGGCCACCGAGAAACTGGCCGAAGCAACACCTCAGGCTTGGGCCGGCCCCACAGAGgagcccccccaggccccaggcagcTCTGGTGAGGACTTGATGTTCGTGGCGCTTCCCGAACCAGCCGCCGTCCTGGGCGCCCCTCAGGAGCTGGCCTTGACCGACAGCCTGGCTGACGACGCCGACACTGCCATTGCCGACCCTGGTGTTGCCAACCCCACCGCCAGCCTCGTCGACCTATGGTCCAGCAATGGCGCCGGGGCCTCTGAACCCCAGGCTGAGCCgagggcccccaccccgccctcggGGGCTGAGGTCGCCCTGGCCGAAGTGCCCCTGCTGGATGAAGTGGCTCCTGAGCCACTGGGGCCGGCAGGCGATGGCTGTGCCAACCTTCTCAATTTCGATGAGCTGCCGGAGCCACCAGCCACCTTCTGTGACCCTGAAGAAGACGTCGAAGGGGACCCCCTGGCCGCTCCTCAGGTCCCGACTCTGCCCTCAGCTCTAGAGGACCTAGAACAGGACCCGGAACTGGAGGCCGAACCCCACCTGCTTACCAATGGCGAGACCCCCCAAAAGGAGGGGACCCAG GCCAGTGAAGGCTACTTCAGCCAATCACAGGAGGAGGAGTTTGCCCAATCGGAAGAGCTGTGTGCGAAGGCTCCGCCCCCTGTGTTCTACACCAAGCCTCCAG AAATTGACATCACGTGCTGGGATGCAGACCCGGTACCCGAAGAGGAGGAGGGCTTCGAGAGAGGTGATTAG
- the PRR7 gene encoding proline-rich protein 7 gives MVMSQGTYTFLTCFAGFWLIWGLIVLLCCFCSFLRRRLKRRQEERLREQNLRALELEPLELEGSLAGSPPGLAPPPPPQPHRGRLEASAAHGHPHVHVHPLLHHGPAPPHAHPHAHHHALPHPPPPHLSVPPRPWSYPRQTESDLTKPPCYEEAVLMAEPPPPYSEVLTDTRGLYRKIVTPFLSRRDSAEKQEQPPPSYKPLFLDRGYSSALHLPSAPRPAPAPCPALCLQQAERGRRVFPSWTDSELSSREPLEHGAWRLPVSMPLFGRTTAV, from the exons atggtGATGTCCCAGGGCACCTACACGTTCCTCACGTGCTTCGCGGGCTTCTGGCTCATCTGGGGGCTCATCGTCCTCCTGTGCTGCTTCTGCAGCTTCCTGCGCCGCCGCCTCAAGCGGCGCCAGGAGGAGCGGCTGCGGGAGCAGAACCTGCGCGCCCTCGAGCTGGAGCCGCTGGAGCTCGAGGGCAGCCTGGCCGGGAGCCCCCCGGGcctggcgccgccgccgccgccgcagccgcacCGCGGCCGGCTGGAGGCGTCGGCGGCGCACGGGCATCCGCACGTGCACGTGCACCCGCTGCTGCACCACGGGCCCGCGCCGCCGCACGCGCACCCGCACGCCCACCACCACGCGCTGCCGCACCCGCCGCCGCCGCACCTCTCCGTGCCGCCGCGGCCCTGGAGCTACCCGCGCCAAA CCGAATCGGACCTGACCAAGCCACCGTGCTACGAAGAAGCGGTGCTGATGGCCGAGCCGCCGCCGCCTTACAGCGAGGTGCTCACGGACACGCGCGGCCTCTACCGCAAGATCGTCACGCCCTTCCTGAGCCGCCGCGACAGCGCCGAGAAGCAGGAGCAGCCGCCGCCCAGCTACAAGCCGCTCTTCCTCGACCGGGGCTACTCGTCGGCGCTGCATCTGCCCAGCGCGCcgcggcccgcgcccgcgccctgcCCCGCGCTCTGCCTGCAGCAGGCGGAGCGCGGCCGCCGCGTCTTCCCCAGCTGGACCGACTCGGAGCTCAGCAGCCGCGAGCCGCTGGAGCACGGAGCTTGGCGCCTGCCCGTCTCCATGCCCTTGTTCGGAAGGACTACAGCCGTTTAG